The DNA window GGGAGCTCCAGGCGGGCGGTCTTGGAGTAGAGCTCGTAGTCCAAGCTTATGCCGTGCCTCTCAAGCTCCGGCTTTACCCACTCCTCGAACCACTTCTTCGGGTCGTAGCCCTCGTAATAGACGAGGGTCTCGTCAACATCAAAGATTATTCCCCTCAGCATTCGGGCTCACCGAGCTTGTCCCTGATCTCAACTGGGAGGCTATCATAGACTTCCTTCAAGGTCTTTATTAAATCCTTCAGCTCCTTGGCAGTTAGCGTCGTGGTCTTCGGCCCAATTTCAAGGATGAGAGCATCGTACTCTTCCGGAGAGACCTCCTCCAGCTCATCCAAGTGGTCGCTCTTTCGGGGTATGACGTTCACTTCTCCTATCATCCTGCCCTCCTGTATGTGGGCTTCCCTCTCCTCTATGGGAACCTCCTTTGGACAGTCGTAGCGCTCGACGAATATCTTGATGTCCACGACTGGCGTCCCGTCGTGGGCGTCAATCCAGTCTATGTAGAGCCTGTTCTCCTCTATCCTGTGTATCCGGACGGTGTAGAGCGCTATCGGGTTCGGTCTGTAGGGCGAGCGCGTTGCGAACACACCGGTGAGTGGGTTCTTCGGGTTGCCGTAGGGATGAACCTTGAGAACCCTCCGCCTGGTCGGGGTGTCGCTCTCGTGGAACCACAGGACGAGCTTTATCCAATCTCCCTCGCGGAGTCCTTCAACAGCCTCTGCAAACTCGGGGAGTATTTCGATGAACGTCTCGTGGGGCTCTTCGTCCTTTCTCACGTAGCCAACCGGGACGATTTTGAAGGGCTGAAGCTCCATAATCCCACCTCAAAATAGAGAAAGAAGGATTAAGTACCATGCTCCCAGCTCTCCAGATACCTTCTCTGCTCTTCCGTGAGCTCTTCTATCTTTATTCCCATCGAGGCAAGCTTTATCCTCGCCACCATCTCGTCGATCTCCCTCGGGAGGACATAGACCTTCGGCTCAAGCTTTCCGCGGTTCTCCTTGATGTACTCAGCGGCCTTCGCCTGGAGCGCGAAGCTCATGTCCATTATCTCCGCTGGGTGGCCGTCCGCTGCAGCCAAGTTAACCAGCCTGCCTTCGGCAAGGAGGTAGAGCCTCCTGCCGTCGGCCATCTTGTACTCGGTGATGTTCGGCCTCGGCTCGCTTATCTCGACTGCCAGCTCCTCAAGGTCTGGCTTGGAAATCTCGACATCGAAGTGGCCTGCGTTGGCCATTATGACGCCGTCCTTCATGACCTCGAAGTGCTCCTTCCTTATGCAGTTGATGTCTCCTGTGGCCGTTATGAAGATGTCCCCCATCCTCGCCGCTTCCATCATGTTCGTGACTATGAACCCGTCCATCCTTGCTTCCAGGGCCCTTATCGGGTCAACTTCGACGACTATCACCGTCGCACCCAAGCCGCGGGCGCGCATTGCTATGCCCCTTCCGCACCAGCCGTAGCCGACAACGACGACGTTCTTTCCAGCCACGAGGAGGTTGGTGGTCCTTATGATGCCGTCCCAAGTTGATTGTCCCGTCCCATAGCGGTTGTCGAAGAGGTACTTGGTGTAGGAATCGTTGACCGCTATGATCGGGAACTTCAGAACGCCGTCCTTCTCCATGGCCCTAAGCCTTATGACACCGGTTGTGGTCTCCTCGCTCGCGCCCCAGATTTCGGGAATTAGCTCAGTCCTCTCGCGGTGAACTGTGCTTATCATGTCCGCTCCGTCGTCTATGATGATGTTCGGTCTTATGTCGAGGGCCTTGTGAATGAACTCATAGTACTGCTCCCTGTCTTCGCCCCTTACAGCGTAGACCTTGACCCCTGCCTTTGCCAGAGCAGCAACGACGTCGTCCTGGGTAGAGAGCGGGTTGCTTGCAGCTGCCGAAACCTCTGCCCCGGCCGCTTTTAAGGTGAGGAGCAGAAAGGCCGTCTTCATCTCGAGGTGAAGTGTTGTGGCAATTCTAACGCCTTTGAAGGGCTTTCTCTTCTCAAAATCGACCCTGATGCTCTGGAGAACGGGCATGAAGCGGGAGACCCAGTCTATCTTCTTCTCCCCGCTCGGTGCCAACGAGATGTCCTTAACACAGTAGTCCTTCGTGCAGTCCATACGCTTCACCGCTCACAACTCCGCGCGGGAGCTTAAAAGCCTCTCCCCCAGGAAGGTTTATCTGCTTTAAGAACAACACATTGAGCGGTGGAAACTATGGGAGTTAAAAAGCTCGGCGACACTGCCTATCTCTATCCGGGAAGCCCCTCGACACTTATTCGAGTTCACGAGGGGAAGGCCGTCCTCATTGACTCAGGACACGGGAGCGGGAGGCATAAGGACTTAAAGAGAGAACTCAGAAAGCTTGGGCTTGAATTAAAGCTTCAGCTCGCGACCCATGCCCACGCCGACCACATCTCTGTCTGTCCGAAGATCGATGCTCCGCTCTTCATCCACCGCTTCGAGTTCTCGATAGCGGAGAGCCCCCTCAACAGGGAAGTGCTGACATTCGGCTCAAAAGCTCCCAGGGGCTTTCTTGCCTATGCTTTTCCCGACGAGGTGAAGGTGCACGGTGTCTTTGAGTGGGGCGATGAAATAGAAGGTTTAACGGCAATTCAGCTCAACGGCCATTCTCCCGGCATGACGGGCTTTTTAGATGAGGAGAACGGCCTAATTTACGCAGGTGACTCCTTCTTCGGCGAGAGGCTCCTCCAGTCGGTCGGCCTTCCCTACCTTGTGGACGTAGGGCTCTTCAGGAAGTCCCTTGGGGCTCTTCGAGAATATGCGGAGAAAGGATACCTCCTGATACCCTCCCACGGAAAGGCAGTTTCTGGTGAAGATGCCCTGGA is part of the Thermococcus stetteri genome and encodes:
- a CDS encoding adenosylhomocysteinase, whose translation is MDCTKDYCVKDISLAPSGEKKIDWVSRFMPVLQSIRVDFEKRKPFKGVRIATTLHLEMKTAFLLLTLKAAGAEVSAAASNPLSTQDDVVAALAKAGVKVYAVRGEDREQYYEFIHKALDIRPNIIIDDGADMISTVHRERTELIPEIWGASEETTTGVIRLRAMEKDGVLKFPIIAVNDSYTKYLFDNRYGTGQSTWDGIIRTTNLLVAGKNVVVVGYGWCGRGIAMRARGLGATVIVVEVDPIRALEARMDGFIVTNMMEAARMGDIFITATGDINCIRKEHFEVMKDGVIMANAGHFDVEISKPDLEELAVEISEPRPNITEYKMADGRRLYLLAEGRLVNLAAADGHPAEIMDMSFALQAKAAEYIKENRGKLEPKVYVLPREIDEMVARIKLASMGIKIEELTEEQRRYLESWEHGT
- a CDS encoding MBL fold metallo-hydrolase encodes the protein MGVKKLGDTAYLYPGSPSTLIRVHEGKAVLIDSGHGSGRHKDLKRELRKLGLELKLQLATHAHADHISVCPKIDAPLFIHRFEFSIAESPLNREVLTFGSKAPRGFLAYAFPDEVKVHGVFEWGDEIEGLTAIQLNGHSPGMTGFLDEENGLIYAGDSFFGERLLQSVGLPYLVDVGLFRKSLGALREYAEKGYLLIPSHGKAVSGEDALEIIEFNIKRVEDAENLALEFLREPLAVDELAYRIMKSLGVEITPKKLALNLVPARALMAELYNRGEIKAVVDKGLKWVIEKG
- the tsaA gene encoding tRNA (N6-threonylcarbamoyladenosine(37)-N6)-methyltransferase TrmO — protein: MELQPFKIVPVGYVRKDEEPHETFIEILPEFAEAVEGLREGDWIKLVLWFHESDTPTRRRVLKVHPYGNPKNPLTGVFATRSPYRPNPIALYTVRIHRIEENRLYIDWIDAHDGTPVVDIKIFVERYDCPKEVPIEEREAHIQEGRMIGEVNVIPRKSDHLDELEEVSPEEYDALILEIGPKTTTLTAKELKDLIKTLKEVYDSLPVEIRDKLGEPEC